A stretch of Candidatus Omnitrophota bacterium DNA encodes these proteins:
- a CDS encoding glycosyltransferase family 2 protein — protein sequence MKVTLLIPTLNEVEGMKTIMPKIKKEWYDQLLIVDGQSKDGTIEYARQMGYPIVIQKKKGMRHAYMEALPHITGDVILTFSPDGNSIPELIPDCIAKMREGYDMVIVSRYAKGAKSYDDDAVTGFGNKLFTTSINLLHGGRYTDAMVIYRAYKTSLIRELGLDKDSSYEFEEKLFHTVISWEPLLSIRCAKRKLKVADIPGDEPAREGGERKLQVMRWGAAYMFQVLREVFIWR from the coding sequence ATGAAAGTCACTCTCCTTATCCCCACGCTCAACGAAGTCGAAGGCATGAAAACCATCATGCCCAAGATCAAAAAGGAATGGTACGACCAGCTCCTGATCGTTGACGGCCAGTCCAAGGACGGGACCATCGAATACGCCCGTCAGATGGGCTATCCCATCGTCATCCAGAAAAAGAAGGGCATGCGCCACGCCTACATGGAGGCCCTGCCGCACATCACGGGTGACGTGATCCTGACCTTCAGCCCGGACGGCAATTCGATCCCCGAGCTCATCCCGGACTGTATCGCCAAGATGAGGGAAGGGTACGACATGGTGATCGTTTCCCGCTATGCCAAAGGCGCCAAAAGCTATGATGACGACGCCGTCACCGGGTTCGGGAACAAACTTTTTACGACGTCCATCAACCTGCTCCATGGGGGCCGTTACACCGACGCGATGGTGATCTACCGGGCCTATAAAACAAGCCTGATCCGGGAGCTTGGCCTCGATAAAGATTCCAGCTATGAATTCGAGGAAAAGCTGTTCCACACCGTGATCAGCTGGGAGCCGCTCTTGTCCATCCGCTGCGCCAAGCGAAAGCTCAAGGTCGCGGACATCCCCGGCGACGAACCCGCCCGCGAGGGAGGGGAGAGAAAACTCCAGGTCATGCGCTGGGGTGCGGCATACATGTTCCAGGTCCTCCGGGAAGTCTTCATCTGGCGGTAA
- a CDS encoding class I SAM-dependent methyltransferase → MNTSSGIKRELQQKWDREVKIAAARIAPKILGLDIQNLPISDYNKSYFSKTRQELSVHLHIHAFLLSLALAQHPHEPQDISILDYGGGWGMLSLLAKELGIGRVVYNDIYEISCADAKVIADAIGKPADQYVAGDIRALIDFFQTHRMPCNAVISNNVIEHIYDIDDFLKKIPLVSNDGLTVVLATDANVYNPLKKWILMKKQRTIENQDRVGGYGWKERDSLKSYLKARREMIAQHLADKGVALGDQEISRLAQVTRGKRGDDIKKCVDAYLRTSEFPGAPDHPTNTCDPYTGNWAEHLMDPFMLAGTLEADGFETKVVCGSHGPYKNFAIRQVDNMLNILMGVLPARIGLMAARYFVLYGHRAPGE, encoded by the coding sequence ATGAACACTTCCAGCGGAATCAAGCGCGAGTTGCAGCAAAAATGGGACAGAGAGGTCAAGATCGCCGCTGCCCGCATAGCCCCCAAAATCCTGGGGCTGGATATCCAAAACCTCCCCATCTCCGATTACAACAAGAGCTATTTTTCAAAGACCCGGCAGGAGTTGTCCGTTCATTTACATATTCACGCTTTCCTTTTGTCGTTGGCCCTGGCCCAGCATCCCCATGAGCCCCAGGACATCTCCATCCTGGATTATGGCGGCGGATGGGGGATGCTTTCGTTGCTGGCGAAAGAGCTCGGAATCGGCCGGGTGGTCTATAATGACATTTATGAGATTTCCTGCGCGGACGCCAAAGTCATTGCCGATGCCATCGGAAAACCGGCCGACCAGTATGTGGCCGGAGACATCCGCGCCCTCATTGACTTTTTCCAGACGCATCGCATGCCTTGCAACGCCGTGATATCCAATAACGTCATTGAGCACATCTATGATATCGATGATTTTCTTAAAAAGATCCCTCTTGTCAGCAACGATGGACTAACAGTCGTCCTCGCGACAGATGCGAATGTCTACAATCCTCTTAAGAAGTGGATCCTGATGAAAAAACAGCGTACCATTGAAAATCAGGATCGCGTCGGCGGCTATGGCTGGAAAGAGCGGGATTCCCTGAAATCCTACCTCAAAGCACGAAGAGAAATGATCGCTCAGCACCTCGCCGACAAGGGGGTCGCCCTGGGAGATCAGGAAATTTCCCGCTTGGCGCAAGTGACCCGGGGCAAGAGGGGGGATGACATCAAAAAATGCGTTGACGCCTATTTGCGAACTTCGGAGTTCCCCGGCGCCCCGGACCACCCGACCAACACATGCGATCCTTACACGGGAAATTGGGCCGAGCACCTCATGGATCCTTTTATGCTGGCCGGCACGCTGGAAGCCGATGGATTCGAGACCAAAGTTGTGTGCGGCTCCCATGGGCCTTACAAAAACTTTGCGATACGGCAGGTCGACAACATGTTGAATATCCTGATGGGCGTCCTTCCCGCGCGGATCGGGTTGATGGCGGCAAGATATTTTGTCCTTTACGGGCATCGGGCTCCCGGGGAATAA